In Chelmon rostratus isolate fCheRos1 chromosome 9, fCheRos1.pri, whole genome shotgun sequence, the following proteins share a genomic window:
- the sh3tc2 gene encoding SH3 domain and tetratricopeptide repeat-containing protein 2 isoform X1: MALISGSCRLLGQMASCCCRPLLNSCCGPFIKVCLSSFTDISPAELDALWREPPYTLGASNEHFSGNDIMTQGAGEEEGGLVVESGEGGVEPDNYWKKKEAFLRGSTVSVGDKFSSEIVLLFTGRRRSNVDPDRALQEALRTRLRVVESNSQDVIQLFKDLSARLVSVHAEKDSFVLTFKTVEEIWKFSTYLALGYVARCLENFLCDQSFWLDAELLSDLEINVTVDEEHLATLYLGLLLQEGSFFAKALFTRSEQDEEDEEQLSFKKNDLLMVRDTGQDNMWEGTMLSTGNHGQVPVNAMQPLPYPFYQWFLRKYPSNGGCSPTEKEAFEHSIVTGSCVAVVDYSPMAPDELQLSQGDVVQIQGLLVRGLDVFIGLHTSTGHTGFIHKAHVKPLDTIPLYRQLVFLTEEERASLAQVNPCSSEPSDSGLLERLFSSDISSVYRLDRLDASDFMYIKNQPKHDHNVPMSARQSVVSERSGGTPPYHSSPRPSLSHSHPRLSIYQSHNPLPQEGERLSFTLDDTFRELDEFQEDPPLFLEENSWEGEDSEHSDPTLTLLNHEHFQEDFLPLYDLQYSFLWVTFSGKTEDELSGHLESVRESAKRMGMHWAHRRACFLLGRLCARKLKFSQARVYYEEALSVRVDSFSDTPLLVALFTNLTAVYLKQRMTDKLPQTLEKASALLLCLPCHTFTSMDEVELLKLLLRRSVVMGDKQLEARVCYLISSLFLRLRKTDDALPFVERLQFLSVTLSAAEGGPIVPVDLNWLLSWLYHCKYMPYLVLASLSLDSRRDHSLHDAFQRIELFIKNSVRLNPCWKEGTSLLPAQIVVYLQQALAIAEQGEDMKTQRDLCQGLASVYQQYDALDKAVRCAQQAVETGGHINEEEGFEASVLLGWLLVLTGQAERAQSVLQPLLTSLQGTDSPTQRGVIHNLLALCLRRQGRVPEAGWHLHSALVISRESGNQRNQALALANLGCLALDAGASWVAERFLVRSLHLFLELWESPTDEEHVQTYLWLGRSYKDRGKTHDVRACYEMGLLIALHARNLHSQMVVAKVLSRLYADMLLYGQSIVYNEHCVSVSRELKDKRLEGEYLEILSSLYLSLNTERSSRKSLDYTKQSLRISIDLGKREEESETWLQVGRIYYLIQEDELADMYLQAAVKTALRMNDPHFAMSIYEEAGDVYFKGHRNQMASLPFYRDGSLPFARSIKDIHSEFRLLSKLTELLMNQGEQEEALQYATLAVQIAGKTGVHVNERTAYHRLATVYYSLQQYEMAENYYLKSLSLCPPVMQHPMEARYYTKIYCRLGNLTLHKLKDAFDALGYFQLALAAALEDQANPEALYVVYMKLAEIHGNHMPDAQLCQVYRDRARSLKGVLAGEGGVAVGEESVDDAVTEPGRKGEKDSGAGVKCAESFFTSSPENEKCEEHSFPRTCIMHGDAEDACTDTNKGDTNRKEDHSINLPDTEGTFVDATGSETETIASQSYSDSIFTESFDTAKEQISDSSSSTDTLQTYHNQSDGKDFDTAHGVPAPVAVNHTSDITRHTDSQNTDSDIQDEQNTPAKEKDVDQSDAGQAERL; the protein is encoded by the exons ATGGCATTGATCTCTGGGAGCTGCCGGCTCTTGGGCCAGATGGCGTCTTGTTGCTGCAGACCGCTGCTCAACTCCTGCTGTGGACCGTTCATCAAAgtctgcctctcctccttcacag ACATCTCTCCTGCTGAGCTGGATGCTCTTTGGAGGGAACCACCGTATACTCTTGGGGCATCAAACGAACACTTCtcaggaaatgacatcatgacTCAAG gtgcaggtgaggaggagggcggTCTAGTGGTGGAATCGGGTGAAGGAGGGGTGGAGCCTGACAACTactggaagaagaaagaggCCTTCCTTCGAGGAAGTACTGTGTCAGTGGGAGACAAATTCTCCTCAG AAATTGTGCTGCTGTTCACCGGGCGGAGGCGCTCCAATGTGGATCCTGACCGGGCCCTGCAGGAGGCACTGCGCACACGACTGAGGGTGGTGGAGAGCAACAGCCAGGATGTCATCCAGCTCTTTAAA GACTTGTCTGCACGTCTGGTGTCTGTCCATGCAGAGAAGGACAGCTTCGTGCTCACATTCAAGACTGTGGAGGAAATCTGGAAGTTTTCAACTTACCTCGCATTAG GTTACGTGGCTCGCTGCTTGGAGAACTTCCTGTGCGATCAGTCCTTCTGGCTGGACGCAGAGCTGCTCAGTGACCTGGAGATCAATGTGACTGTGGACGAGGAACATCTGGCCACCCTCTACCTGGGACTTTTACTCCAGGAGG GATCTTTCTTTGCGAAGGCACTATTCACAAGAAGTGAGCAGGATGAGGAAGACGAAGAGCAGCTGTCGTTCAAGAAGAATGACTTGCTGATGGTACGGGACACGGGGCAGGACAACATGTGGGAGGGCACCATGCTCTCTACAGGAAACCACGGCCAGGTGCCAGTCAACGCCATGCAACCGCTGCCTTACCCCTTCTATCA GTGGTTCCTGAGGAAGTACCCAAGCAATGGTGGATGCTCGCCAACAGAAAAGGAAGCATTTGAACATTCTATCG TGACAGGCTCCTGTGTAGCAGTGGTTGACTACAGTCCAATGGCCCCAGATGAGCTTCAGCTAAGTCAAGGTGACGTTGTGCAGATCCAGGGTCTACTGGTCCGAGGCCTGGACGTTTTCATAGGATTGCACACTTCCACAGGTCACACTGGTTTCATACACAAGGCTCATGTCAAGCCCCTGGACACCATACCCCT atacagacaattggtctttctgactgaggaggagagggccaGCCTGGCTCAGGTTAACCCATGTAGCTCTGAGCCAAGTGACAGCGGCCTGCTGGAAAGGCTCTTCTCGTCTGATATCAGCTCTGTGTACAGGCTAG ATAGACTGGATGCGAGTGACTTCATGTACATCAAGAATCAGCCAAAACATG ATCATAATGTTCCTATGAGCGCCCGTCAGAGCGTCGTGTCAGAGAGAAGTGGAGGGACGCCCCCGTaccactcctctcctcgcccctctctgtctcactcccaTCCCCGTCTGTCAATCTATCAGTCCCACAATCCTCTGCCACAGGAGGGAGAGCGCCTGTCTTTCACCCTGGATGACACATTCAGAGAGCTGGACGAGTTCCAGGAAGACCCACCTCTCTTCTTAGAGGAGAACAGCTGGGAGGGGGAGGACTCCGAGCACAGTGACCCAACACTGACCCTGCTCAACCACGAACACTTTCAG GAGGACTTCCTGCCCCTGTACGACCTGCAGTACTCCTTCCTGTGGGTGACCTTCAGTGGTAAGACTGAGGACGAGCTATCAGGACACCTAGAGAGCGTCAGGGAGAGCGCCAAGAGGATGGGCATGCACTGGGCACATCGACGGGCGTGCTTCCTCCTGGGAAGACTCTGTGCTAGGAAGTTAAAGTTCTCCCAG GCTCGTGTGTACTATGAGGAGGCTCTCAGTGTTCGAGTGGACAGTTTCTCTGACACGCCGCTCCTCGTCGCTCTCTTCACTAACCTCACCGCCGTCTACCTGAAGCAGCGCATGACAGACAAACTGCCCCAGACTCTGGAGAAGGCCAGTGCCTtgctcctctgtctcccctgccacaccttcacctccatGGACGAGGTTGAactgctgaagctgctcctgAGGAGATCAGTGGTGATGGGGGATAAACAGCTGGAGGCTCGCGTCTGCTACCTCATCTCCAGCCTCTTCCTGCGTCTCAGGAAGACCGATGATGCCCTTCCCTTTGTTGAACGACTCCAGTTCCTCTCAGTGACTCTCTCTGCCGCCGAGGGCGGCCCCATAGTTCCTGTGGACCTCAACTGGCTCTTGAGCTGGCTCTATCATTGTAAATACATGCCTTACTTGGTACTGGCCTCTCTGAGCCTGGACTCGAGACGAGACCACTCCCTTCACGATGCTTTCCAGAGGATTGAATTGTTTATCAAGAACTCTGTTCGCCTGAACCCGTGCTGGAAGGAAGGAACCTCCCTTCTCCCTGCCCAGATTGTGGTTTACCTCCAGCAGGCCCTGGCTATAGCTGAGCAAGGGGAGGACATGAAGACCCAGAGGGATCTGTGTCAGGGCTTGGCCTCAGTCTATCAGCAGTACGATGCTCTAGATAAGGCAGTGCGCTGTGCTCAACAAGCTGTGGAGACAGGAGGCCACATCAATGAGGAGGAGGGCTTTGAGGCCTCTGTGCTGCTCGGGTGGCTGCTGGTGTTGACAGGCCAGGCTGAGAGGGCCCAGAGTGTCCTGCAGCCGCTGCTCACATCACTCCAG GGCACAGACAGTCCCACACAGCGAGGGGTGATTCACAACCTCTTGGCTTTGTGTCTGAGGCGGCAGGGTCGGGTCCCAGAGGCGGGCTGGCATCTCCACTCTGCCTTAGTAATCTCCAGGGAAAGTGGAAACCAGAGGAACCAGGCCCTGGCACTGGCCAACCTGGGCTGCCTGGCACTGGATGCGGGCGCATCTTGGGTAGCAGAACGCTTCCTGGTCAG ATCCCTGCATCTTTTTCTGGAGCTCTGGGAAAGCCCCACGGACGAGGAGCACGTTCAGACCTACCTCTGGCTGGGACGTAGCTACAAAGACAGGGGGAAGACTCACGACGTCAGGGCCTGTTATGAAATGGGGCTCCTTATTGCACTACATGCCAGAAACTTACACA GTCAGATGGTGGTGGCCAAGGTCCTGAGTCGGCTGtatgctgacatgctgctgtaCGGCCAGAGTATCGTCTACAATGAGCACTGTGTTTCAGTATCCAGAGAGCTAAAGGACAAGAGGCTAGAGGGAGAGTATCTGGAAATCCTCAGCAGCCTCTACCTGTCGCTCAACACTGAAAG ATCATCTCGCAAATCCCTGGACTACACCAAGCAGAGCCTGAGGATTTCTATTGATCTGGgcaagagggaggaagagtcAGAGACGTGGCTTCAGGTGGGACGCATCTATTACCTGATCCAGGAGGACGAGCTGGCTGATATGTAcctgcag GCAGCCGTGAAGACAGCCCTCAGGATGAATGACCCTCACTTTGCCATGAGCATCTACGAGGAAGCCGGAGACGTCTACTTCAAAGGCCACAGGAACCAGATGGCTTCACTGCCTTTCTAcaga GATGGCAGTCTGCCGTTTGCCCGGAGCATCAAGGATATCCATTCAGAGTTCCGTTTGTTGAGTAAACTGACAGAGCTGTTAATGAAccagggagagcaggaggaggctcTGCAGTACGCAACACTGGCTGTCCAGATCGCCGGAAAAACAG GTGTGCATGTGAATGAGAGGACAGCCTACCACCGGCTGGCTACAGTCTACTACAGCCTGCAGCAGTATGAGATGGCAGAAAACTACTACCTCAAGTCCCTGTCGCTCTGTCCACCCGTCATGCAGCACCCAATGGAGGCTCGCTACTACACCAAGATCTACTGCAGACTAGGAAATCTCACGCTACACAAACTGAAG GACGCCTTTGATGCCCTGGGCTACTTCCAGTTGGCTCTGGCAGCGGCCCTGGAGGACCAGGCTAACCCCGAGGCCCTGTATGTGGTGTACATGAAGCTGGCCGAGATCCACGGCAACCACATGCCCGATGCTCAGCTGTGCCAAGTTTACAGAGACAGAGCCCGGAGTCTGAAGGGGGTTCTGGCTGGAGAGGGAGGCGTTGCTGTTGGAGAGGAAAGCGTGGACGATGCGGTGACAGAGCCCGGCCGCAAGGGAGAAAAGGACTCAGGTGCTGGTGTGAAATGTGCAGAAAGTTTTTTCACTTCTTcgcctgaaaatgaaaaatgtgaagaaCACTCATTTCCAAGAACTTGCATAATGCATGGAGACGCAGAGgatgcatgcacagacactaATAAGGGAGATACTAATAGGAAAGAAGATCACAGCATTAATCTTCCTGATACAGAAGGCACTTTTGTGGACGCCACTGGGTCTGAGACAGAGACCATCGCCAGTCAGTCTTACAGTgacagtatttttacagagtCCTTTGATACAGCGAAGGAGCAGATCTCggactccagcagctccactgacaCTTTACAGACTTACCACAATCAGAGCGACGGGAAAGACTTTGACACGGCCCACGGCGTGCCCGCTCCTGTAGCTGTTAATCACACAAGTGACATAACAAGACACACTGACTCTCAAAACACAGATTCTGATATTCAGGACGAGCAAAACACCCCCGCTAAAGAAAAAGATGTCGATCAGTCTGATGCCGGCCAAGCAGAGAGACTGTGA